A genomic region of Nostoc sp. UHCC 0702 contains the following coding sequences:
- a CDS encoding aldehyde dehydrogenase family protein translates to MLTQSKISYFVNNQRNFFQNGQTKNIDFRIESLKQLEQAIEQNKDAIVKALKADLHKPGFEAYFEIMGVISEIKYAIKNLKNWTKPQKVSTPFFQFLSSSKVYQEPLGVVLIIGPWNYPVNLILTPLVSAIAAGNCAILKPSEIASHTSSVIADIIQKTFDASFITAIEGGVETSKELLSESFDHIFFTGGTEIGKIVMSAAAQHLTPVTLELGGKSPCIVDDSIHIEYTAKRIVWGKFSNAGQTCTAPDYLLVNQKIKKDLLNSIKEQIQKFYGDDPSTSHSYARIINQRHFSRLSELLKDGKIVVGGDTNLDHLYIAPTVIDQVSWKDLIMQEEIFGPILPVIEYTDLSEAIQLVNKQPKPLALYFFSSNKKNQELVLQSTVSGGVCINDTVMHLTVPTLPFGGVGASGFGRYHGKAGFDNFSYQRGVLNKSFLIDLKWRYPPYRQKKQH, encoded by the coding sequence ATGCTCACTCAGAGTAAAATTAGCTATTTTGTGAACAACCAGCGAAATTTTTTTCAGAATGGACAAACAAAAAATATTGATTTTAGGATTGAAAGTCTCAAACAATTAGAACAAGCAATTGAGCAGAATAAAGATGCGATCGTTAAAGCTTTGAAAGCTGATTTGCACAAACCAGGATTTGAAGCTTATTTTGAAATCATGGGAGTTATCAGTGAAATTAAATATGCGATTAAAAATCTGAAAAATTGGACAAAGCCGCAAAAAGTTTCTACGCCATTTTTTCAATTTTTGTCTTCAAGTAAAGTTTATCAGGAACCTCTGGGCGTAGTCTTGATTATCGGCCCTTGGAATTACCCAGTGAATTTAATTCTGACTCCTTTAGTGAGTGCGATCGCTGCTGGCAACTGTGCTATTTTAAAACCATCAGAAATCGCCTCACATACCTCTTCAGTTATAGCTGATATCATTCAAAAAACTTTCGATGCATCTTTTATTACTGCGATTGAAGGAGGTGTAGAAACCAGTAAAGAACTTTTATCAGAAAGTTTCGATCATATCTTTTTTACAGGAGGAACTGAAATTGGCAAAATTGTCATGTCAGCCGCAGCCCAACATCTTACACCAGTCACCCTCGAATTAGGAGGCAAAAGTCCTTGTATTGTGGATGATAGTATTCACATTGAATACACTGCAAAAAGAATCGTTTGGGGAAAGTTCAGCAATGCAGGTCAAACTTGTACGGCTCCTGACTATCTTTTAGTCAACCAGAAGATTAAAAAAGATTTGTTGAATAGCATCAAAGAACAAATACAAAAATTTTATGGTGACGACCCATCAACAAGCCATAGCTATGCACGAATCATCAATCAAAGACATTTTTCTCGTCTTTCTGAATTGCTCAAAGATGGCAAAATTGTAGTAGGAGGAGATACTAATTTAGATCATCTCTACATTGCTCCTACTGTTATAGATCAAGTCTCTTGGAAAGACTTGATCATGCAAGAAGAAATTTTTGGCCCTATTCTTCCTGTTATTGAATACACCGACCTATCAGAAGCAATTCAACTTGTTAACAAACAACCAAAACCACTCGCTTTATACTTCTTTTCCAGCAATAAAAAAAATCAAGAGTTGGTTTTGCAGTCAACAGTATCAGGTGGTGTCTGTATCAATGACACTGTTATGCATTTGACTGTACCAACTTTACCTTTCGGCGGAGTCGGAGCTAGTGGCTTTGGTCGTTATCATGGTAAGGCTGGCTTTGATAATTTTTCTTATCAAAGAGGAGTATTAAACAAATCCTTTCTGATCGATTTGAAATGGAGATATCCTCCCTATCGACAAAAAAAGCAGCACTAA